The sequence CTCTAATATATCTTTAGCTTTAAGAGCCTCAGAAACCATTATACCAGTTGCAATAATTGATACATCGTTTCCTTCTGATAACTGTATTCCTTTTCCAATCTCAAATTCGTAAGTATCTTCATCAAATATTACAGGAACCTTACTTCTTCCTAATCTTATATAAGCTGGTCCATTGTATTCTGCTATTTTTAATATTGCTGCCTTTGCTTCTACTCCATCAGCAGGATTTATTACTGTCATATTCGGAATAGATCTCATTATACTTATATCTTCTATAGCTTGATGAGTTGCTCCATCTTCTCCTACTGTTAAACCAGCATGTGTTGCTGCTATTTTTACATTTAATTTAGGATAAGCAACTGAATTTCTTACTATCTCAAATGCTCTACCTGATGCAAATATTGCAAATGAACTAGCAAAAGGTATCATACCGGCTGCAGCTAAACCAGCTGCTGTTGCAACCATATTTTGTTCTGCTATACCAACATTTATAAATCTTTCTTTACAAACTTCCTTGAAAGATGCTGTTTTTGTAGATTTTGATAAATCTGCATCTAATACAACAACTTTATCATTGATTTTAGCTAACTCAGCTAACGCCTCACCATATGCTTCTCTTGTAGCAATCTTCTTCATTATTTTACACCTCCAAGTTCTTTTAATGCTATTTCTGTTTCTTCTTGGCTAGGTGCTTTACCATGCCATCC comes from Abyssisolibacter fermentans and encodes:
- a CDS encoding transketolase family protein, whose product is MMKKIATREAYGEALAELAKINDKVVVLDADLSKSTKTASFKEVCKERFINVGIAEQNMVATAAGLAAAGMIPFASSFAIFASGRAFEIVRNSVAYPKLNVKIAATHAGLTVGEDGATHQAIEDISIMRSIPNMTVINPADGVEAKAAILKIAEYNGPAYIRLGRSKVPVIFDEDTYEFEIGKGIQLSEGNDVSIIATGIMVSEALKAKDILEKENIKARVINIHTIKPIDEDIIIKAAKETGAIVTAEEHSIIGGLGSAVAEVVSEKAPALMKRIGVNDTFGESGDGSELLAKYGLTAEDIAKAAREIIANK